A stretch of Lathyrus oleraceus cultivar Zhongwan6 chromosome 6, CAAS_Psat_ZW6_1.0, whole genome shotgun sequence DNA encodes these proteins:
- the LOC127091924 gene encoding probable pectin methylesterase CGR2, with protein sequence MMSRRPGNSSRRFGDGKSKSSPLLSIALIVVGALFIIGYFYKGSGGLVSRIDSVSRVEGAGDYLCSGEVQRAIPVLQKTYGDSMHKVLHVGPDTCYVVSRLQKEDETEAWGVEPYDVEETDSNCKTLIRRGSVRVSDIKFPLPYRPKSFSLVIVSDTLDYLSPKYLNKTLPDLVRVSTDGLVIFTGIPTNQKAKVADVSKFGRAAKMRSGSWWVKFFLQNNLEENEAANKKFEQASTKSSYVPQCQIFHLKSLH encoded by the exons CCGCTTTTGTCAATTGCGCTTATAGTTGTG GGAGCTTTGTTTATCATTGGCTACTTCTACAAGGGTTCAGGTGGACTTGTAAGCCGTATAGATTCTGTTAGCAGGGTTGAAG GTGCAGGTGATTATTTGTGCAGTGGAGAGGTCCAACGAGCAATTCCTGTTTTACAGAAAACATATGGAGATAGCATGCATAAAGTTTTGCATGTTGGTCCTGATACTTGCTATGTGGTCTCTAGATTGCAAAAGGAGGATGAAACTGAAGCCTGGGGTGTAGAACCATATGATGTAGAGGAAACCGATAGTAATTGCAAAACACTAATCCGTAGAGGCAGTGTACGTGTGTCTGATATCAAGTTTCCTCTTCCATATAGGCCAAAATCTTTCTCTCTTGTAATTGTTTCAGATACTCTGGATTACCTATCCCCGAAATACCTCAATAAAACTCTTCCAGATTTGGTGAGGGTATCAACCGATGGTTTAGTGATATTTACCG GTATTCCAACTAATCAAAAGGCCAAGGTAGCCGATGTTTCTAAATTTGGAAGAGCG GCCAAGATGAGGAGTGGATCCTGGTGGGTCAAGTTTTTCCTTCAGAATAACTTAGAGGAGAatgaagctgctaataagaagTTCGAGCAAGCTTCAACAAAGAGTTCATATGTTCCCCAATGCCAGATATTCCACTTGAAATCACTCCATTGA